The Paramisgurnus dabryanus chromosome 3, PD_genome_1.1, whole genome shotgun sequence genome includes a window with the following:
- the LOC135734105 gene encoding leukocyte immunoglobulin-like receptor subfamily B member 3A — MELISLPLVLVLISNIHSGQTEESPKPVVSVDPDKQLFRGETVTLRCDIQDTGDTEWTYSWTVEKTNNRNIITQCNTQECKINNIHHTDSGKYTCRGKIRGQNTEMSDAVTLTVSSDKPQTVLSVSPQQWLTEGDSVTLMCEVINSSTGWTFSWFTVQSPSSVNKYDYELVSNSGGGSKGIYTVSSVTVKHTGVYMCRAERGDPVYHTEYSNTQTLWITGVSRSVSLIIIPDRSQHFSSESLYLSCEDHSKSTGWTVRRYTDKLKPCSSSDWRSTETTSTCTIRYPGTSDTGVYWCQSESGEKLHPVNISVHYVGVILDSPVHPVTEGDPLTLHCLYRYKKPSNLRTEFYKDGFLLQSQTTGDMMIIPTVSKSHEGFYYCKYPERGESSKSWISHHVFDLFLAPAVVVQQQQKLSVSLSCQSTAEHQSDIRSETD, encoded by the exons AGAGCCCTAAACCCGTAGTGAGTGTTGATCCTGACAAACAGCTGTTCAGAGGAGAAACTGTTACTCTGAGATGTGACATACAGGATACAGGAGACACTGAGTGGACATACAGCTGGACTGTAGAGAAGACaaataacagaaatataatCACACAATGCAACACACAAGAGTGTAAAATCAACAACATTCATCACACTGACAGTGGTAAATACACTTGTAGAGGAAAGATACGTGGACAAAACACTGAGATGAGTGATGCTGTTACACTGACTGTATCATCAG ATAAACCACAGACAGTTTTAAGTGTTTCTCCACAGCAGTGGTTGACTGAAGGAGATTCAGTGACTCTGATGTGTGAGGTTATAAATTCATCTACAGGCTGGACATTCAGCTGGTTCACTGTACAGAGTCCCTCCTCAG TGAATAAATATGATTATGAGCTGGTGTCAAACAGCGGTGGAGGATCTAAAGGCATCTACACAGTGAGTTCAGTGACTGTGAAGCACACAGGAGtttatatgtgcagagcagagAGAGGAGATCCAGTCTATCACACAGAGTACagtaacacacaaacactgtgGATCACTG GTGTTTCTCGTTCAGTCTCTCTGATCATCATACCCGACAGATCTCAACACTTCTCATCTGAATCTCTCTATCTGAGCTGTGAGGATCACAGTAAATCTACTGGATGGACAGTGAGAAGATACACAGACAAACTGAAACCTTGTTCATCATCAGACTGGAGATCTACAGAAACAACATCTACATGTACAATCAGATATCCCGGGACATCTGATACTGGAGTGTACTGGTGTCAGTCTGAATCCGGAGAGAAACTTCATCCTGTTAATATCTCAGTACACT ATGTTGGTGTGATTCTGGACAGTCCTGTTCATCCTGTGACTGAAGGAGATCCTCTGACTCTACACTGTTTATATCGATATAAAAAACCCTCTAACCTGAGAACTGAATTTTATAAAGATGGATTTCTATTGCAGAGTCAGACTACAGGAGACATGATGATCATCCCTACAGTCTCAAAGTCACATGAGGGTTTCTACTACTGTAAATACCCAGAGAGAGGAGAGTCTTCAAAGAGCTGGATCTCA CATCATGTTTTTGATCTTTTTCTTGCTCCTGCTGTGGTggtacaacaacaacaaaaactcTCAGTCTccctcagctgtcagtcaacaGCAGAACATCAGTCAGACATCAGATCAGAAACAGACTGA